GAACaaatttcttgaagttggatACAATGTTGCCAGCACTATTGCAATCCcacacatatatacaaGGAGCTCCTAGCCATGTTTGTAAATCATACAATGAAACAGGAATGTACTGGGTGTATCCCCTATTGAATACCCATATTTCTCCCGAAGGAGTCGGCTGCGGCACACCGTGGCCGTTGTAGTGAAAAAGAATCCGTTCATCCTTTGAAGCCCTTCTCAACGAGTTACAGAACCTCTTCACATCTTCCACGCACGGATCTAAACTCTGCTTATAACGTGTCCTTAATGAAAGTGTTTCATATTGACTCTGTAGATTCTTCCCTATCTGCTCAATTGCTTTCTTGGAATCTTGAAATGACAACGGATCTACCCATGCCTCAAGTCTAGCGCATGGCTGCGTCTTCGTAACATCTGGTGGATCAACTCCTAAATTCAAACACAACAATAATGCAGCTGCAACCGTCTTTTGTCTATCTTTAACTATCTTCCAATCGTAAATCGGCTGATAATATCCATCCTTATCCTCCTCTTTAACTTCATCAGGCACTGGATTACCATTGGTTCTATGTCTCTTATCATCGTAGTAGAATATAAAATTATTAGCTAGCGACTGCAAAAGCTTCTCACTACTATACTGCTCTTCAAACCCATGCCTAGTTTCCGTATTTAGCCGTGTCAATGGCTGTGGACCGTAAACAACCATTGTTTAGGGTATTCTAATTATCCAGAATTCAAATCAAAGTTTAAACAGAATAATTTGTCTTTTAACCGTAAAATGCTCAGTATTAGAAGCTCAATTTTCGAtcaaattaaaattaatatACTCTCAAAAATATATTCTAACACTATTACCTCGTATTAGGTTCACAGACCCGCTGTTCGTTTTACAATCGTGCTTTTATTCTTTACTTCTAGTGTGTTTTGTGGGATTTATCATAGCCTGTTTTTGAAGGACTGTAAATTTAGGAATTGAtcaaatatcaatatcaacGGTTACCCGGATAACAGTCTGTACTGTACACTCCGGGTAACGATAACTTCCACCTTTTTTGTTTCGATACATGTTCCAACAAATTCCGTGCACCACACcgtatatatacatatatacatatatatatatatacatattgGTTTCTATCAAGCAACCGTAATACAGCTAGCTGAACGCAGGCCCATTTCATTTCCCCCAAAAGGGATGTCTGCGAAATCAAAAATGTAGCACATATGGACCGCCTGgcttccatttttttttttagtttctcGTCATGTCCTTAGTTAGTGGTATTGCATtagattttctttttcacttACAATGACACAATTCAGATTAAACCTGAAATATCAAGACAAATCAAATTgaatgcgatgagcttggaaaagaagaggaaaaagagGGAGAAAAGGACCAGACTTAGACGGTTTTTGGGGgtgttttggttttctaGGAGATTATAGATTTGTAGGATACTGGGAATCATCATAAGTTAAGAATGTCCTCCACTAATAATAACCCCAAAATTCTTTTAAAGAGGACACTTTCTTTAAAGGAACAAGCATCACTTATACTTTGTGTGGACACATTGGCACAGAGCAGCAGATATATTATTGATGAATTCATTTACAATATCTCTGATGAGGTACCGgtagtttttgtttcatttgAGACGGTCACAGCTCCAAAATATGCGAAACAGTTCATCGATGCATCCGGAAAGAGTGTCAAGCAACTAATAGCAGCTATACAGCCATATCTCCCACAGAAGGAGGAGAAAGCGCCCAGGATGCACTTGTTAAtatttgattctttgaactACATTCCATCTGAGCAATTGACTCAGTTTATTTCGACTATAGCTGCGCCTTTTGTGACTATTCTGGCGACATACCATCAGTCTATTCCTTTATGGAGGTCTTCGGAGTTACAGAACTACCCAACATCGAGCCAGCTCCTCCAGTTCATCTCCAACACAGTAATAGAAGTTTCTCCTAACACACAACTTGATGAGGATGATTTAGACTCGGAATTGGCAAGGTTTGTGATACCAAGGAATTTGAACAGCAACACATACTATATAACTGTGGTGAACAAGAGGAAGTCCGGGAGGGAGGTGAAAAATAAGTTCTTAATCAACTCGAAAACTCACGAGTATGAGTACTGCATTGAGAAAACGACTTCGTCTTCAGAGGAGACTCCGGAACTTTTCGATGGTTTGACCACTTTCAACTTAAACACTTCAGAAAAACAGAAGTTAGCAAAGGACCAAGTGGATTTGCCGTTCTTGGAAGCCCAATCTTTCAACAGCGGTGGTGCTATTGTGTATGAGTTCGAAAAGGATGACGACtacgatgaagaagaccCATATGAGGATCCTTTCTAGAAGtagagtatatatatatatataattaacACTCTCTATTTTACGTTCTGCTTCATTTGCTTCTATAGtacacatatacatatttgGATAGTATAAACTACGccatttctttgttctcttATGAGAtcttattctcttttggCTTGCTGGTCTTCTTTTTTAGCACATCCAGAACTCTTGCTCGTACCTTTGCCAGCTTAACTTTGATGCCAGAGTTGGCTAGGATCTTATCTGCTTCCTCTACTGTTAGCAGTTGCTTCGATAAGAGATTGAACAAAGTACCAAATGCAAGTCCCATTACCGTGGAAGTCAATATAATAACATTATATGGCATACTGAAATCTGGTGTGGAAAGGTAGAGTAATAACGATGATGTTCtcatttgataattttctGGTTTCAGAACGGTGGCCACAGCAGCTTCTATTTCGAAGCCGTGATTTGCATCTGGAGGATATTCTGCATACTTCAAGAGTGACTTGTCAAATTGGTATGAGATGGCAAATGTTGTGTTTGGTGGAATTACCATTGTTCTTTCCAAATGGGTTGGTCTTTCGCGGTCTTTTGCTGGAGAATAGAACGTAGATTTTACAATATCGCCAAGAGTTAATTCAGAATTGTCACTCTCCAATGTTAAAGATGATAGGTAAATTCTCATGAACCATGGTAACGATTCAAAGTAAACCAATTCCACACTTTCGTTTGATGGATTACTAAACACAGATCTTAGACCACCTCTATCCTGAGCGTACCCAGTCAACGCCCTAGAGATATAGATTGGAGCGTCTTTTAATGGAACAATATCCCCTGAATTCGTTGTTTCAAGATGTATATCATGAGGTTCAGtattcttcaagtcaaaGCAGTTATCATCAGTTGCATAATAGCTTTCGCCCACCTGGATCAAAGCATTCCATTCAGATGTGACATGAGCACATATTCTGGACTCTGTATGGGCTAGTAAGCTTCCACCGCGGATCTTTTTCCCAAACAGCTTCGAAAGGGTATAGCTGACCTCTTTACTCTGAGGCAGCGGGAAACATTGGAATGCGTCATAAGGCTTACTCATATCACAACGAAGTTCGTCCCCAGGAAGAGGTTTTGGAATAGGTCTTTCAGCTCTGGCAAGACTGTTTGGCACATTCACAACAGTTTCAATAAATTCCTCCATACGCAATGAGCACATATTATCATGCTCATTGCAAACAGTCTCCACGTCAATCGACATGCTATGCCAGTTAGAATCAAATATCTTATGCCCATCCAATAACGAGGAAATTCCAGACTTTCCTCTAGTTGGCAAAAGTTTCACAAA
The Kluyveromyces marxianus DMKU3-1042 DNA, complete genome, chromosome 1 DNA segment above includes these coding regions:
- the IKI1 gene encoding Elongator subunit IKI1; the encoded protein is MSSTNNNPKILLKRTLSLKEQASLILCVDTLAQSSRYIIDEFIYNISDEVPVVFVSFETVTAPKYAKQFIDASGKSVKQLIAAIQPYLPQKEEKAPRMHLLIFDSLNYIPSEQLTQFISTIAAPFVTILATYHQSIPLWRSSELQNYPTSSQLLQFISNTVIEVSPNTQLDEDDLDSELARFVIPRNLNSNTYYITVVNKRKSGREVKNKFLINSKTHEYEYCIEKTTSSSEETPELFDGLTTFNLNTSEKQKLAKDQVDLPFLEAQSFNSGGAIVYEFEKDDDYDEEDPYEDPF
- the GPI16 gene encoding GPI-anchor transamidase subunit GPI16 — protein: MRLDWWLHFLVLLVASVADNNETITETETESKLEEKISSKPYSPKLVSLDVPIDYKFQEKLDLTPLPNNFLLASFQFWMESEKFGIEKDGKDGDEYSHHTIFPKAIGPLMSQTNTRQLHLRFTHGLWDSEEWGQLPHSGSKSGGNGVELWAIVEAADNEEAFQSWITLANSLGGLFCASINFVDSSKTTFPVSSFLPKEDEDIPVFNSSNRLYLMRAALANEPICTENLTPFVKLLPTRGKSGISSLLDGHKIFDSNWHSMSIDVETVCNEHDNMCSLRMEEFIETVVNVPNSLARAERPIPKPLPGDELRCDMSKPYDAFQCFPLPQSKEVSYTLSKLFGKKIRGGSLLAHTESRICAHVTSEWNALIQVGESYYATDDNCFDLKNTEPHDIHLETTNSGDIVPLKDAPIYISRALTGYAQDRGGLRSVFSNPSNESVELVYFESLPWFMRIYLSSLTLESDNSELTLGDIVKSTFYSPAKDRERPTHLERTMVIPPNTTFAISYQFDKSLLKYAEYPPDANHGFEIEAAVATVLKPENYQMRTSSLLLYLSTPDFSMPYNVIILTSTVMGLAFGTLFNLLSKQLLTVEEADKILANSGIKVKLAKVRARVLDVLKKKTSKPKENKIS